In Piliocolobus tephrosceles isolate RC106 chromosome 10, ASM277652v3, whole genome shotgun sequence, a single window of DNA contains:
- the LOC113225325 gene encoding collagen alpha-1(I) chain-like, giving the protein MHGPCPAVQGGCLRPGTAGLPGARKPLERRQQGPALTSGGSGYNGAAAGTKPRGPRSARQRGAASGEGGPKPGRGVCPPSLAPHGPPRRVGVGGCPGGGVWKEKRAKGRTYFPRGTRRQDSSSREVRV; this is encoded by the coding sequence ATGCACGGACCCTGCCCCGCGGTCCAAGGGGGGTGCCTCCGGCCCGGGACAGCGGGGCTCCCCGGAGCCCGAAAGCCCCTTGAGCGGCGACAGCAGGGCCCTGCGCTGACAAGCGGAGGAAGCGGGTACAACGGCGCCGCCGCCGGGACCAAGCCCCGAGGGCCCCGGAGCGCGCGGCAGCGGGGGGCGGCGAGCGGCGAGGGAGGCCCCAAGCCGGGGCGAGGTGTCTGTCCCCCCAGCCTGGCCCCGCACGGCCCCCCGaggagggtgggagtgggaggctGTCCGGGAGGGGGAGTGTGGAAGGAGAAAAGGGCCAAGGGAAGGACTTACTTTCCCCGCGGGACCCGGCGCCAGGACAGCTCCTCCCGGGAGGTGCGAGTTTGA